A stretch of the Bacillus sp. BGMRC 2118 genome encodes the following:
- a CDS encoding AtpZ/AtpI family protein, whose translation MSKNNRHPLQAMALMTAILSQLVGSVLVGIFLGRWVDQTVGTFPLFLIIGLLLGLATGVYAMLRLINHYFSGE comes from the coding sequence ATGAGCAAAAACAATCGTCATCCTCTGCAAGCGATGGCGTTAATGACCGCAATTCTTTCTCAATTAGTAGGTTCTGTCCTTGTCGGAATTTTTCTCGGCAGATGGGTAGATCAGACTGTTGGAACCTTCCCACTGTTTTTAATCATTGGCCTTCTGCTCGGACTTGCAACTGGCGTTTATGCTATGTTGAGGCTAATCAATCATTATTTCTCAGGAGAGTAA
- a CDS encoding F0F1 ATP synthase subunit delta produces MSNGTVAKRYANALFQIANEQNLLEQVEQELVAVRTIFAENKDLSSVLNHPKVTKATKKTLVKDSFANFSAPVLNTLLILIDRHRQSIITEMVDFFIQEANDVRGIADAKVYSVRELTKDEQTALSDTFAKKVGKTALRIENIIDPSVLGGVKVRIGNRIYDGSVSGKLARVERELLTKR; encoded by the coding sequence ATGAGTAACGGAACAGTAGCAAAACGCTATGCAAACGCTCTTTTTCAAATAGCAAACGAACAGAATCTATTAGAACAAGTTGAACAGGAACTAGTTGCTGTAAGGACAATTTTTGCTGAAAACAAAGACTTGAGTTCAGTATTAAACCATCCAAAGGTTACAAAGGCAACGAAGAAAACGCTAGTGAAAGATAGCTTTGCTAATTTCTCAGCTCCTGTTTTAAACACTTTACTGATTCTTATTGATCGTCATCGCCAATCTATTATTACAGAAATGGTTGACTTCTTTATTCAAGAAGCAAACGATGTAAGAGGGATAGCAGATGCGAAAGTATATTCAGTAAGAGAATTAACAAAAGACGAACAAACTGCTTTATCAGATACTTTTGCAAAAAAGGTTGGTAAAACAGCGTTGCGTATTGAAAATATAATTGATCCTTCCGTACTAGGCGGAGTTAAAGTTCGCATTGGTAATCGTATATACGACGGAAGTGTTAGTGGAAAATTAGCTCGTGTAGAACGTGAGCTTTTGACTAAAAGATAA
- a CDS encoding serine hydroxymethyltransferase — MGTLSQQDQLVFEAMEAERKRQQDNIELIASENFVSKAVMEAQGSVLTNKYAEGYPGRRYYGGCEHVDVVENIARDRAKEIFGAEHANVQPHSGAQANMAVYFTVLKPGDTVLGMNLSHGGHLTHGSAVNFSGIQYNFVEYGVDETSHRISYEDVLEKARLHKPKLIVAGASAYPREIDFKKFREIADEVGAYLMVDMAHIAGLVAAGLHPNPVPHAHFVTTTTHKTLRGPRGGMILCKEEFAKQIDKSIFPGIQGGPLMHVIAAKAVAFGEALQDEFKTYAQNVVKNAARLADSLKKEGLSIVSDGTDNHLLLVDVRSLNTTGKAAEKLLDEVGITVNKNTIPFDPESPFVTSGIRIGTAAVTSRGFGVEEMEEIASIISFILRNPEDPAAVTDAKNRVLALTKEFPLYE; from the coding sequence ATGGGAACTTTATCACAGCAAGATCAACTTGTATTCGAAGCGATGGAAGCAGAGCGTAAAAGACAGCAAGATAATATTGAATTGATTGCATCTGAAAACTTTGTAAGTAAAGCAGTAATGGAAGCACAAGGGTCTGTCCTGACAAATAAATATGCCGAAGGATACCCAGGCCGTCGTTATTACGGTGGTTGCGAGCATGTTGATGTTGTGGAAAATATTGCACGTGACAGAGCGAAAGAAATTTTTGGCGCAGAACATGCAAATGTTCAGCCTCATTCTGGAGCTCAAGCGAATATGGCAGTCTATTTTACTGTGTTAAAGCCTGGAGATACTGTTTTAGGTATGAACCTTTCTCATGGTGGACATTTAACACACGGAAGTGCAGTTAATTTCAGCGGAATTCAATATAACTTTGTAGAATATGGCGTGGATGAAACGTCTCATCGCATTAGTTATGAAGATGTATTAGAAAAAGCTAGATTACATAAACCGAAGTTAATTGTGGCTGGTGCTTCTGCCTACCCGAGAGAAATTGATTTTAAAAAGTTCCGTGAAATTGCGGATGAAGTAGGAGCATACTTAATGGTGGATATGGCTCATATTGCCGGCTTAGTGGCAGCGGGCTTACATCCAAATCCAGTTCCTCATGCACATTTTGTGACAACCACTACACATAAGACGTTGCGTGGACCTCGTGGTGGAATGATATTATGTAAAGAAGAATTTGCAAAGCAAATTGATAAATCCATTTTCCCTGGGATCCAAGGTGGACCATTAATGCATGTTATTGCTGCAAAAGCAGTAGCGTTTGGAGAAGCGTTGCAAGATGAGTTCAAAACATATGCTCAAAATGTGGTGAAAAATGCTGCACGCCTTGCGGATTCATTAAAAAAAGAAGGACTTTCAATCGTATCTGATGGTACAGATAATCATCTGTTATTAGTTGACGTTCGTTCATTAAATACAACTGGAAAAGCAGCAGAGAAGCTTCTAGACGAAGTGGGTATTACCGTAAATAAAAATACAATTCCGTTTGATCCGGAAAGTCCATTTGTAACAAGTGGTATTCGTATCGGTACGGCTGCAGTAACAAGTAGAGGTTTTGGGGTAGAAGAAATGGAAGAGATTGCATCAATCATCTCCTTTATTTTACGTAACCCAGAAGATCCTGCAGCAGTTACAGATGCCAAAAACCGTGTACTAGCTTTAACGAAAGAATTTCCGTTATATGAATAA
- a CDS encoding S8 family serine peptidase, which yields MKKRVVLNKIKQLPSIKVNKEYSTVFEGFSVTGDESDVRKIIQMSEVENVYANQTYRVTVEKSVPYIGAEDIRSLLDADNHRLTGEGIKVGVIDTGVDYSHPDLRRNYKGGYDLVDKDSDPMETKAQQGMPTIHGTHVAGIIAANGKIHGVAPEAEIIAYRALGPGGMGTSEQVIAAIEKAIEDKVDVINLSLGNDVNGPDWPTSIALNKAAEKGIVAVTSSGNSGPNMWTVGSPGTATKAISVGASTPPIQMPYITIGVQDRQINITPMQGSSKWEFSKEEEIVFAGKGYPQDIPSSVKGKIALIERGTIPFTEKAINALKEGAIGVIIYNNVKGEFAGGLEVGVSIPVVSVSKDDGVFLKGKMKQQPYIETQYKMIEDSIADFSSRGPVTYTWEIKPDVVAPGVAIESTIPNGYESLQGTSMAAPHVAGAAALVKQAHPNWNPVQIKAALMNTAKLLVNKDEHYSTIEQGAGRIQIDKAVKADTLIYPSSFSFGLFHNEDQRKQKRVKLTIDNQSQTVKSYKFEIPKAQNGIQWKLPKTITVKPKSKREITLSLDITPSVIEKGIHSDWLTILDEGNEINLPFIYVIEEPNYPRIMGFQFGPGDEPKTFKYEAYLPGGAEEFGIALYDPDTLRFIKFLDFSKNVARGMFKRELNQKDIGIKGTFKALVFVKNKGKEDTIEAMITINDTVVLDEK from the coding sequence ATGAAAAAAAGGGTAGTATTAAACAAAATAAAACAACTTCCTTCTATTAAAGTGAACAAAGAGTACAGTACTGTATTTGAAGGGTTTTCCGTGACGGGAGATGAGTCAGACGTAAGAAAAATTATACAAATGTCAGAGGTTGAGAATGTATATGCAAATCAAACCTATCGTGTAACAGTTGAGAAAAGTGTTCCTTATATTGGGGCAGAGGATATACGAAGTCTATTAGATGCAGACAATCACCGTTTAACAGGTGAAGGAATTAAGGTAGGAGTAATCGACACTGGTGTAGATTATTCACATCCTGACTTGAGAAGAAATTACAAGGGTGGCTATGACTTAGTAGATAAAGATAGTGATCCGATGGAAACAAAGGCGCAGCAAGGGATGCCGACGATACACGGCACTCATGTAGCGGGCATTATCGCAGCAAATGGCAAGATCCATGGTGTTGCACCTGAAGCTGAGATTATTGCGTATCGCGCACTTGGACCAGGTGGTATGGGGACAAGTGAACAAGTCATTGCCGCAATTGAAAAAGCAATAGAAGACAAAGTAGATGTCATTAACTTGTCGCTTGGAAATGACGTAAATGGTCCAGATTGGCCAACGAGCATTGCGCTAAATAAAGCAGCAGAAAAAGGAATAGTGGCTGTCACTTCAAGTGGAAACTCTGGACCTAATATGTGGACAGTGGGATCTCCAGGAACAGCAACAAAGGCCATTTCCGTAGGTGCATCAACTCCGCCAATACAAATGCCATATATTACAATTGGTGTCCAAGATAGACAGATAAATATAACGCCGATGCAAGGTTCTAGCAAGTGGGAATTTAGTAAAGAGGAAGAAATAGTCTTTGCTGGAAAAGGTTATCCACAAGATATCCCCAGTTCTGTAAAAGGGAAAATTGCTCTCATCGAGAGAGGAACCATTCCTTTTACTGAAAAAGCAATCAACGCCTTAAAAGAAGGCGCAATCGGTGTTATTATTTACAACAATGTAAAAGGAGAATTTGCAGGTGGCCTTGAGGTAGGGGTTTCTATTCCTGTTGTTTCTGTTTCAAAAGACGATGGTGTGTTTCTAAAAGGGAAAATGAAACAGCAGCCATATATTGAAACGCAATATAAAATGATAGAAGATAGCATTGCAGACTTCAGCTCACGTGGTCCTGTCACATATACATGGGAAATAAAACCAGATGTTGTAGCACCAGGTGTTGCAATTGAGAGCACGATTCCAAATGGATATGAATCCCTGCAAGGAACAAGTATGGCTGCCCCTCATGTGGCGGGAGCTGCAGCGCTGGTAAAGCAAGCTCATCCAAACTGGAATCCCGTTCAAATAAAAGCAGCCTTAATGAATACAGCCAAACTGTTAGTAAATAAAGACGAGCATTACTCCACCATTGAGCAAGGTGCGGGGAGAATTCAAATTGATAAGGCTGTAAAAGCAGATACACTCATTTACCCTAGTTCATTTTCATTTGGGCTATTCCACAACGAAGATCAGAGAAAACAAAAAAGAGTTAAACTCACAATCGATAACCAGTCACAGACGGTAAAGTCATACAAGTTTGAGATACCAAAAGCACAAAACGGAATACAGTGGAAACTACCAAAAACAATAACTGTTAAACCGAAATCAAAAAGGGAAATTACATTATCGCTAGATATTACTCCTTCAGTAATTGAAAAAGGAATTCATTCAGATTGGCTTACCATTTTAGATGAAGGAAACGAAATAAATCTACCGTTTATTTATGTAATAGAAGAACCAAACTATCCACGGATTATGGGTTTTCAGTTCGGCCCGGGAGATGAGCCTAAAACGTTTAAGTACGAAGCATATCTTCCAGGAGGCGCAGAGGAATTTGGGATTGCCTTATATGATCCAGACACGTTACGATTCATCAAGTTTTTAGATTTCTCGAAGAATGTTGCGAGAGGTATGTTTAAAAGAGAGCTTAATCAGAAGGATATCGGTATAAAGGGTACGTTTAAGGCACTAGTCTTTGTAAAGAATAAAGGGAAAGAAGATACAATAGAAGCAATGATTACAATTAATGATACAGTTGTATTGGATGAAAAGTAA
- a CDS encoding ATP synthase subunit I: MSDIRDIYGRHRKYILYLLAIYVLGYGFTPYQTVFLGLIVGTLLSFYNLWVMVRKTERFGQAIAEGRNARSIGTFTRLASAALAVVLSYQYPELFHIAGMITGLMTFYIVIMIDIIIQTIRK, translated from the coding sequence ATGTCCGATATAAGAGACATCTATGGTAGACACAGAAAATACATACTCTATCTATTGGCTATATACGTACTGGGCTATGGGTTTACACCCTATCAAACAGTATTTTTAGGGCTGATAGTTGGGACGTTACTAAGCTTCTACAACTTATGGGTAATGGTTAGGAAGACAGAGAGATTTGGACAAGCGATTGCGGAAGGAAGAAACGCTAGGTCGATTGGGACATTTACTAGATTAGCATCTGCTGCTCTAGCTGTCGTATTATCGTACCAATATCCAGAGTTATTTCATATCGCTGGAATGATCACGGGATTAATGACATTTTACATTGTCATTATGATAGATATTATCATCCAAACTATACGCAAGTAG
- the atpA gene encoding F0F1 ATP synthase subunit alpha: protein MSIKAEEISALIKKQIENYQSEIEVNDVGTVIQVGDGIARAHGLDNVMAGELVEFSNGVMGMAQNLEDNNVGIVILGPYKEIREGDEVRRTGRIMEVPVGEALIGRVVNSLGQPVDGLGPIDTSRTRPIESPAPGVMARKSVHEPLQTGIKAIDALIPVGRGQRELVIGDRQTGKTSVAIDTILNQKDQDMICIYVAIGQKESTVRGVVETLRKHGALEYSIVVTASASQPAPLQYLAPLAGITMAEEFMYDGKHVLIVYDDLSKQAAAYRELSLLLKRPPGREAYPGDVFYLHSRLLERAAKINESLGSGSITALPFVETQAGDISAYIPTNVISITDGQIFLQSDLFFSGVRPAINAGLSVSRVGGSAQIKAMKKVSGTLRLDLAAYRELEAFAQFGSDLDKATQAKLNRGARTVEVLKQGLNKPLKVEKQVAILYALTRGFLDDIPVADITRFEEEYLTWLEHNRKELLDHIVSTKDLPGDEDFAKAINDFKKTFVVSE from the coding sequence ATGAGCATCAAAGCAGAAGAAATCAGTGCGCTGATAAAAAAGCAAATTGAAAACTATCAGTCTGAAATTGAAGTGAATGATGTAGGTACTGTTATCCAAGTTGGGGACGGTATCGCTCGTGCTCATGGCCTCGACAATGTCATGGCTGGAGAACTTGTAGAATTTTCAAATGGTGTCATGGGTATGGCACAAAACCTAGAAGACAACAACGTAGGTATCGTTATTTTAGGACCATACAAGGAAATCCGTGAAGGTGACGAAGTACGTCGTACAGGCCGTATCATGGAAGTACCAGTAGGTGAAGCGCTTATTGGTCGTGTAGTAAACTCATTAGGTCAACCAGTTGATGGTTTAGGACCAATCGATACATCTAGAACTCGTCCGATTGAAAGCCCAGCACCAGGTGTTATGGCTCGTAAATCAGTTCATGAACCATTACAAACAGGTATTAAGGCAATCGATGCTCTAATCCCAGTTGGTCGTGGACAACGTGAATTAGTAATCGGTGACCGTCAAACAGGTAAAACATCTGTTGCGATCGATACGATTCTAAATCAAAAAGACCAAGACATGATTTGTATCTATGTTGCAATCGGTCAAAAAGAATCAACAGTACGTGGTGTTGTTGAAACCCTGCGTAAGCACGGTGCTTTAGAGTACTCTATCGTAGTTACTGCATCAGCATCACAACCTGCTCCACTGCAATACCTTGCTCCATTAGCTGGTATTACAATGGCTGAAGAATTCATGTATGACGGTAAGCACGTTCTTATCGTATATGATGACCTTTCTAAGCAAGCGGCAGCATACCGTGAGCTTTCATTACTATTAAAGCGTCCTCCAGGGCGTGAAGCATATCCAGGGGATGTATTCTACTTACATTCACGTTTATTAGAACGTGCTGCTAAAATCAATGAATCATTAGGTTCAGGTTCTATCACAGCACTACCATTCGTTGAAACGCAAGCTGGGGATATCTCTGCTTACATTCCAACAAACGTAATTTCAATTACAGATGGACAAATCTTCTTACAATCTGACCTATTCTTCTCTGGTGTACGTCCTGCGATCAACGCTGGTTTATCCGTATCACGTGTAGGTGGATCTGCTCAGATTAAAGCGATGAAGAAGGTTTCTGGTACATTACGTCTTGACCTTGCTGCATACCGTGAACTTGAAGCATTCGCTCAGTTCGGTTCGGATCTTGACAAAGCGACTCAAGCTAAGTTAAACCGTGGTGCTCGTACTGTAGAAGTACTGAAGCAAGGACTAAACAAGCCACTAAAAGTTGAAAAGCAAGTAGCCATTCTATATGCTTTAACTCGTGGTTTCCTAGATGACATTCCAGTAGCAGATATCACTCGTTTTGAAGAAGAGTATCTAACTTGGTTAGAGCATAACCGTAAAGAACTTTTAGACCACATTGTGTCTACGAAGGATCTTCCTGGCGATGAGGATTTTGCTAAGGCGATTAACGACTTTAAGAAAACATTTGTTGTTTCTGAGTAA
- the atpE gene encoding F0F1 ATP synthase subunit C produces MGLLAAAIAIGLAALGAGIGNGLIVSRTVEGIARQPELGSKLQTTMFIGVALVEAIPIIAVVIAFMVFGAN; encoded by the coding sequence ATGGGTTTATTAGCAGCTGCAATTGCAATTGGTTTAGCCGCACTAGGTGCAGGTATTGGTAACGGATTAATCGTGTCTCGTACAGTTGAAGGGATTGCTCGTCAACCAGAACTTGGTTCAAAACTTCAAACTACAATGTTCATCGGGGTAGCATTAGTTGAGGCGATTCCAATCATCGCTGTAGTTATCGCGTTCATGGTATTCGGTGCTAACTAA
- a CDS encoding F0F1 ATP synthase subunit gamma — translation MASLRDIKNRINSTKKTSQITKAMEMVSASKLNRAENNAKAFVPYMEKIQEVVASVATGASGVSHPMLQSRPVKKTAYIVITSDRGLAGAYNSNIIRAAYQAMTERHKSNDEFAVIAIGKMGLNFFKKRGVPVISEITGLGDQPSFADIKEIANNAVNMFADGTFDELYLYYNHFVSAIEHQVTEKKLLPLTDISTSAKVTSYEFEPSQEEILEVLLPQYAESLIYGSLLDGKASEHAARMTAMKNATDNAKELISNLTLSFNRARQAAITQEISEIVGGAAAQQQ, via the coding sequence TTGGCATCCTTACGTGATATAAAAAATAGAATTAATTCTACTAAAAAAACGAGCCAAATTACAAAGGCAATGGAAATGGTATCAGCATCGAAACTAAATCGTGCTGAAAACAATGCAAAAGCATTCGTTCCTTATATGGAGAAAATTCAAGAGGTAGTTGCAAGTGTAGCAACTGGTGCTTCGGGTGTTAGTCATCCAATGCTTCAGTCTAGACCTGTTAAGAAAACTGCTTATATTGTCATTACGTCAGATCGTGGATTAGCAGGAGCGTATAATAGTAATATTATTCGTGCTGCCTACCAAGCAATGACTGAACGCCATAAAAGTAACGATGAATTTGCTGTTATTGCTATAGGTAAAATGGGTTTAAACTTCTTCAAAAAACGTGGAGTACCTGTTATTTCTGAAATTACAGGTCTTGGGGACCAACCTTCATTCGCTGACATTAAAGAAATTGCAAATAATGCAGTAAATATGTTCGCAGATGGAACGTTTGATGAACTATACCTATACTATAATCACTTTGTAAGTGCCATTGAACATCAAGTAACCGAGAAAAAGCTTCTTCCGTTAACGGATATTTCTACATCTGCAAAAGTTACTTCATATGAATTTGAACCATCACAAGAAGAAATTCTTGAAGTATTACTTCCACAGTATGCAGAAAGCTTAATCTACGGATCTTTATTAGATGGTAAAGCAAGTGAGCATGCGGCACGTATGACTGCGATGAAGAATGCGACTGATAATGCGAAAGAGCTTATCAGTAACCTTACTCTATCCTTTAACCGTGCACGTCAAGCAGCAATTACACAAGAAATTTCCGAAATTGTTGGTGGAGCAGCTGCTCAACAACAGTAA
- the atpB gene encoding F0F1 ATP synthase subunit A — protein sequence MEHAAPRVEFLGLWFSLSNIMMTTIAAVIVFLIAIIATRSLAMKPTGMQNFMEWVMDFVRGIISSTMDWHTGGRFLTLGMTLLMYVFVANMLGLPFSIVNDANHELWWKSPTADPIITLTLAVMVVALTHFYGVKMKGAGEYGREFFKPMPFLFPLKIIEEFANTLTLGLRLYGNIFAGEILLGLLAGLATNGYFESIGGGIVGSLVAAIPMLVWQGFSIFVGSIQAFIFVMLTMVYMAHKVSHDH from the coding sequence TTGGAACATGCTGCTCCTAGGGTAGAGTTTTTAGGGCTTTGGTTTAGCTTGTCAAACATTATGATGACAACCATTGCTGCAGTTATCGTGTTTCTTATTGCAATTATTGCAACTCGTTCATTAGCAATGAAACCTACAGGAATGCAAAATTTCATGGAGTGGGTAATGGACTTTGTGAGAGGTATAATCAGCAGTACAATGGACTGGCACACTGGAGGAAGATTCCTAACTCTAGGAATGACACTTCTAATGTATGTCTTTGTTGCAAACATGCTGGGATTACCATTCTCGATTGTGAATGATGCGAATCATGAACTATGGTGGAAATCACCAACAGCTGACCCAATCATTACATTAACATTGGCTGTTATGGTTGTAGCACTTACACATTTCTATGGTGTAAAAATGAAGGGCGCAGGAGAATACGGAAGAGAGTTTTTTAAACCAATGCCGTTTTTATTCCCTTTAAAGATCATTGAGGAATTCGCTAACACATTAACGTTAGGTCTTCGTCTATACGGTAACATTTTTGCTGGTGAGATCCTATTAGGACTATTAGCTGGCTTAGCAACAAACGGATACTTTGAGAGTATCGGTGGAGGAATTGTCGGATCACTTGTTGCCGCAATCCCAATGTTGGTTTGGCAAGGATTTAGTATATTTGTTGGCTCAATTCAAGCCTTCATTTTCGTAATGTTAACAATGGTTTATATGGCACACAAAGTGAGTCACGACCATTAA
- a CDS encoding uracil phosphoribosyltransferase gives MSKVYVFDHPLIQHKLSYIRDKHTGTKEFRELVDEVASLMAFEITRDLPLQEIEIETPVAVAKTNVLAGKKLGLIPILRAGLGMVDGILKLIPAAKVGHVGLYRDPETLQPVEYYVKLPSDVEEREFYVLDPMLATGGSAAEAINSLKKRGAKNIKLICIIAAPEGVQLVQEAHPDVDIYVAAMDEKLNDHGYIVPGLGDAGDRLFGTK, from the coding sequence TTGAGTAAAGTATATGTGTTCGATCACCCGTTAATTCAACATAAACTGTCGTACATAAGAGATAAACATACAGGTACAAAAGAATTCCGTGAACTTGTAGATGAAGTGGCAAGCTTAATGGCATTCGAAATTACTCGTGACCTACCTCTGCAGGAAATCGAAATCGAAACACCAGTTGCGGTGGCGAAAACGAATGTATTGGCTGGGAAAAAGCTTGGCTTAATCCCGATTCTACGTGCAGGGCTTGGAATGGTTGATGGAATATTAAAGTTAATTCCTGCTGCGAAGGTTGGACATGTCGGGTTATATCGGGATCCAGAAACATTACAGCCTGTAGAATACTATGTAAAGCTTCCTAGTGATGTAGAAGAAAGAGAATTTTACGTATTAGACCCAATGCTTGCAACAGGAGGATCTGCGGCAGAAGCAATCAACTCCTTAAAGAAGCGTGGGGCAAAAAACATTAAATTAATTTGCATCATTGCGGCACCAGAAGGGGTACAACTTGTACAAGAAGCTCACCCAGATGTAGATATCTATGTAGCGGCAATGGATGAAAAGCTAAACGACCACGGATATATCGTACCAGGACTAGGAGACGCAGGAGATCGTCTTTTCGGAACAAAATAA
- the atpF gene encoding F0F1 ATP synthase subunit B — protein MPFNLDLFILGAEAAHGFELNIGDILYQLFIFLVLLALLRKFAFGPLMGIMKQREQHITSEIASAEQSNAEAKKLVEEQKEALKQSRTEAQTLIENAKKLAEEQKNSIILEARSEATRIKDAAVKEIQSEKDQAVAALREQVASLSVLIASKVIEKELNEQDQQKLINEYIQNVGEAR, from the coding sequence GTGCCGTTCAATTTAGATTTATTTATCCTTGGTGCTGAAGCAGCACATGGATTTGAGTTAAATATTGGTGATATTTTATACCAGTTGTTTATTTTCTTAGTTCTATTAGCATTACTGCGTAAATTTGCGTTTGGACCGCTAATGGGAATCATGAAGCAACGTGAACAACACATCACTAGTGAAATCGCAAGTGCAGAGCAAAGCAACGCTGAAGCGAAGAAGCTAGTAGAAGAGCAAAAAGAAGCGTTGAAGCAATCTCGTACAGAAGCACAAACGCTAATCGAAAATGCGAAGAAGCTTGCAGAAGAGCAAAAGAATAGTATTATTCTTGAAGCTCGCAGTGAAGCAACTCGTATTAAAGATGCAGCAGTAAAAGAAATTCAATCAGAAAAAGATCAAGCTGTTGCTGCCCTGCGTGAGCAAGTAGCATCATTATCTGTTCTAATTGCATCAAAAGTTATTGAAAAAGAACTTAACGAGCAAGACCAGCAAAAACTGATTAACGAATATATTCAGAACGTTGGGGAAGCACGATGA
- a CDS encoding PLP-dependent aminotransferase family protein: MKTELTIHFTNEKPLYQQLYLHIKNDILQGKREAGEKLPSKRKLSSLLSVSLNTVDAAYQQLLAEGYIESRPRQGLFINEIEPMHPFGELPPSPQQPTTNLTEKLINFSQGEVDIEHFPYKAWRKCSVAALDNPQNLQLGENMGEVVLRNQIADYLYRARGVRCSGEQVIIGAGTQQLLQLLLYLFPRNSTLAMEDPGFYRANLIFKQGGMNVVPIAVRELGIDVEQLENLKQPINLVYCTPSHQFPLGMIMPVQQRQKLIQWAKVHDSYIIEDDYDGEFRYEGKPIPSLQGLDVYERVIYLGTFSKSLIPSARVNYMVLPSHLLVEYKQKLFYMKQTVSKIHQQTISLFIEEGHWDKHVNKMRTLYRKKRETVIESLNRYFDTDKVIIKGEKSGLHVVLELIDTRYTESELIELARKRGIQVYGTELFYEQVEKQNPEILVGYSGLRINEIEQGIKTLSEAWL; encoded by the coding sequence ATGAAGACTGAGCTCACCATTCACTTTACGAACGAAAAGCCGTTGTACCAACAGCTTTATCTACATATAAAAAATGATATCTTACAAGGAAAAAGGGAAGCGGGTGAAAAGCTTCCGTCCAAAAGAAAGCTGTCTTCATTGCTAAGTGTGAGTTTGAATACAGTAGATGCAGCATATCAGCAGCTACTGGCAGAGGGGTATATTGAAAGCCGCCCTAGACAGGGATTATTTATCAATGAAATAGAACCAATGCATCCTTTCGGAGAGCTACCACCAAGTCCTCAACAACCCACTACAAACCTAACAGAAAAACTGATTAACTTTAGTCAAGGTGAAGTAGATATTGAGCATTTTCCTTATAAGGCGTGGAGAAAATGCTCCGTTGCAGCGCTGGATAACCCGCAAAATCTCCAGCTTGGTGAGAATATGGGAGAGGTGGTACTTCGAAATCAAATTGCTGACTATTTATATCGAGCAAGAGGTGTGAGATGTTCTGGGGAACAAGTTATTATCGGTGCCGGAACGCAGCAACTTCTTCAGCTGCTATTATATTTATTTCCTAGAAATTCTACACTTGCGATGGAGGACCCGGGCTTTTATCGTGCAAATCTCATCTTTAAGCAAGGTGGTATGAATGTTGTTCCAATAGCAGTTAGAGAACTAGGCATTGATGTAGAACAACTAGAAAACTTGAAGCAGCCAATCAATCTCGTATACTGTACGCCATCTCACCAATTTCCACTTGGGATGATCATGCCCGTACAACAACGCCAAAAGCTTATACAATGGGCAAAGGTTCATGACAGTTATATCATTGAAGATGATTATGATGGAGAATTTCGATATGAAGGAAAACCAATTCCTTCACTACAAGGATTGGACGTTTATGAAAGAGTGATCTATTTAGGGACCTTCTCAAAGTCTCTTATTCCGTCAGCACGTGTGAATTATATGGTCTTGCCAAGCCATTTACTAGTTGAATATAAGCAGAAGCTTTTTTATATGAAACAAACGGTCTCAAAAATTCATCAGCAAACAATTTCTCTTTTTATAGAAGAGGGACATTGGGATAAGCATGTTAACAAAATGAGAACATTATATCGGAAAAAGAGAGAAACTGTGATTGAGAGCTTGAACCGATATTTTGATACAGATAAGGTGATCATCAAAGGTGAAAAATCTGGTTTACATGTGGTGCTTGAATTAATAGATACGAGATATACAGAGTCAGAATTGATTGAGCTTGCTAGAAAAAGAGGAATTCAAGTATATGGAACTGAATTATTTTATGAACAAGTAGAGAAACAAAATCCAGAGATTTTAGTAGGATACAGTGGATTACGTATTAACGAAATTGAACAGGGGATTAAAACGTTATCAGAAGCCTGGTTATAG